A genomic region of Methanofollis fontis contains the following coding sequences:
- the ilvD gene encoding dihydroxy-acid dehydratase: MRSDLVKKGYPRAPNRSLLRALGVTDREMDRPFIGIANAYNTVVPGHIHLRSLTERVKEGVAAGGGVPFEFGVIGICDGIAMGHTGMRYSLPSRENIADAIELMVEAHRFDGLVCVGTCDKIVPGMLMAAARCDIPAIMVTGGPMLPGSLGGRDISLTDVFEGVGAVAAGKMSEEELHNLECAAMPGCGSCQGLYTANTMACMTEAMGMSLPGCAAIPAVDAAKLRIAEESGEEVLRLVRDGVTARRIITHEALKNAVRVDMALGGSTNTVLHLMAIATEAGVPLSLDDFNAIGDVVPHISHMQPGGPHSMLALHRAGGIPAVLHEFADLLEDSPTVSGKGILEVAATGRILDRQVIRPLDDPVHAAGGLRILHGSLAPAGAVVKCAAIDEAMWRHTGPARVYDGEDRAMAAILGREINEGDVVVIRYEGPRGGPGMPEMLSPTSALVGLGYQKVVLITDGRFSGGTRGPCIGHVAPEAASGGPIGLVAEGDEIRVDLYERTIDLLVDTREIERRKKALKPIEKDLSGILRRYAASVGGADTGAVQR, encoded by the coding sequence ATGAGAAGCGATCTCGTCAAGAAAGGGTATCCGCGGGCGCCGAACCGCTCTCTGCTGCGCGCCCTCGGGGTCACCGATAGGGAGATGGACCGCCCGTTCATCGGCATTGCAAACGCCTACAACACCGTTGTTCCGGGTCACATCCACCTCAGGTCCCTCACCGAGCGCGTGAAGGAAGGCGTGGCTGCAGGGGGAGGTGTTCCCTTTGAGTTCGGCGTGATCGGGATCTGCGACGGGATCGCCATGGGGCACACCGGGATGCGCTACTCCCTCCCCTCAAGGGAGAACATCGCCGATGCCATCGAACTGATGGTTGAGGCCCACCGTTTCGACGGGCTGGTCTGTGTGGGCACCTGCGACAAGATCGTGCCCGGCATGCTGATGGCGGCGGCACGCTGCGACATCCCGGCCATCATGGTCACCGGAGGGCCGATGCTCCCCGGCAGCCTCGGAGGCAGGGATATCTCGCTCACCGACGTCTTCGAGGGGGTCGGCGCCGTGGCGGCCGGGAAGATGAGTGAGGAGGAACTCCACAACCTCGAGTGTGCCGCAATGCCCGGATGCGGCAGTTGCCAGGGGCTGTACACGGCCAATACGATGGCCTGCATGACCGAGGCGATGGGGATGTCCCTGCCGGGGTGTGCTGCAATCCCGGCGGTGGACGCCGCAAAACTCAGGATCGCCGAGGAAAGCGGAGAAGAGGTGCTCAGGCTGGTGAGAGACGGGGTGACGGCGCGCCGGATCATCACCCACGAAGCCCTGAAAAATGCGGTGCGGGTGGATATGGCCCTCGGCGGGTCGACGAACACCGTGCTCCACCTGATGGCGATCGCCACCGAAGCAGGAGTGCCCCTCAGCCTGGACGACTTCAATGCCATAGGGGACGTGGTCCCGCACATCAGCCATATGCAGCCCGGCGGCCCGCACTCAATGCTCGCCCTCCACCGGGCGGGCGGCATACCTGCCGTGCTTCATGAATTTGCCGACCTCCTCGAGGACAGCCCCACCGTCTCCGGAAAGGGGATCCTCGAGGTCGCCGCCACCGGACGTATACTGGATCGGCAGGTGATCCGGCCCCTGGACGATCCGGTGCATGCGGCAGGCGGACTGCGGATTCTCCATGGCAGCCTGGCCCCGGCCGGAGCGGTGGTCAAGTGCGCCGCCATCGACGAGGCGATGTGGCGGCACACCGGACCGGCGCGCGTCTATGACGGCGAGGACCGGGCGATGGCGGCGATCCTGGGCAGAGAGATCAATGAGGGCGACGTCGTCGTGATCCGTTACGAGGGGCCGCGCGGCGGACCGGGCATGCCGGAGATGCTCTCCCCGACCTCGGCCCTGGTCGGACTCGGCTACCAGAAGGTGGTGCTGATTACCGACGGCCGGTTCTCCGGCGGCACGCGCGGCCCCTGCATCGGGCACGTCGCCCCCGAAGCGGCGAGCGGCGGACCGATCGGGCTGGTGGCAGAGGGCGATGAGATCAGGGTCGACCTCTACGAGCGGACGATCGACCTGCTGGTGGACACCAGAGAGATCGAACGGCGCAAGAAGGCCTTGAAACCTATCGAAAAGGATCTATCCGGGATTCTCCGCCGCTATGCGGCCTCGGTCGGCGGCGCCGATACCGGCGCCGTTCAGCGCTGA
- a CDS encoding NAD(P)-dependent oxidoreductase has translation MYSGGEESDPLRVGVVGTGFIARGLLIALSGQDGMVTGPVLTRRPPGEIAGFPEGVRAVGAVEDLIDGSDIVVECSGDVLHATGVIEEVMAAGLPVVTMDAEVQVTTGSYFAGKGLFTEAEGDQPGCLAALREDAVQMGFHPLVYGNIKGYLNHTPTPEEMDFWAKKQGIRPDKVTAFTDGTKVQIEQALVANGLGAGILRPGLLGPENPDLEAGARLLAEGALRMDRAVSDYVLSPGSPAGVFIAALHDERFADYLRYYKMGDGPVYTLLRTFHLCNLEIAKTIRRVASGGGVLLNNGTDPEISVAAIAKCDLEPGTAIRRGIGSFVVRGSCVRIADAPEHVPIGLITDAVVRKKVRTGDLLSMDDLDLPSSRALEIWEILQGR, from the coding sequence ATGTATTCGGGGGGGGAAGAGAGCGACCCGCTCAGGGTCGGTGTTGTCGGTACAGGGTTTATTGCCCGTGGACTGTTGATCGCCCTTTCAGGGCAGGACGGGATGGTTACCGGACCGGTGCTCACCCGCCGTCCGCCCGGCGAGATTGCCGGGTTCCCTGAGGGGGTGCGGGCGGTTGGAGCGGTAGAGGACCTGATCGATGGATCCGATATTGTCGTCGAGTGTTCGGGGGACGTGCTCCACGCCACCGGGGTGATCGAGGAGGTGATGGCCGCCGGTCTCCCGGTCGTGACCATGGACGCCGAGGTGCAGGTGACCACGGGTTCGTATTTCGCCGGCAAGGGCCTGTTCACCGAGGCTGAGGGTGATCAGCCCGGGTGCCTGGCGGCGCTGCGGGAGGACGCCGTCCAGATGGGGTTTCATCCCCTGGTCTACGGGAACATCAAGGGCTATCTCAACCACACCCCGACGCCTGAGGAGATGGACTTCTGGGCGAAAAAACAGGGGATTCGCCCTGACAAGGTGACGGCATTCACCGACGGCACCAAGGTCCAGATCGAGCAGGCGCTGGTGGCGAACGGCCTGGGCGCCGGCATCCTCCGGCCCGGTCTTCTCGGCCCGGAGAACCCCGACCTGGAGGCCGGGGCGCGGCTGCTTGCCGAGGGCGCCCTGCGCATGGACCGGGCGGTGAGCGATTACGTGCTCTCTCCGGGCTCTCCGGCGGGCGTGTTCATCGCCGCCCTCCACGACGAGCGGTTTGCCGACTACCTGCGCTACTATAAGATGGGCGACGGTCCGGTCTACACCCTGCTGCGCACCTTCCATCTCTGCAACCTTGAGATCGCAAAGACCATCAGGCGGGTGGCCTCGGGAGGGGGGGTGCTGCTCAACAACGGCACCGACCCGGAGATCTCGGTGGCGGCGATCGCCAAGTGCGACCTCGAACCCGGGACGGCGATCCGGCGCGGCATCGGCAGTTTTGTGGTCCGGGGTTCGTGTGTGCGGATTGCGGACGCCCCGGAGCATGTGCCCATCGGGCTGATCACCGATGCGGTGGTCAGAAAAAAGGTGCGGACCGGAGATCTCCTGAGCATGGACGACCTCGACCTGCCGTCCAGCCGCGCCCTGGAGATCTGGGAGATCCTTCAGGGGCGGTAG
- a CDS encoding dTDP-4-dehydrorhamnose 3,5-epimerase family protein, which translates to MIDGVLTKQLRVIPDERGRLMEILRCDDECYNRFGQVYMTTNYPGVVKAWHFHKIQTDNVCCLSGMIKVALYDAREGSPTRGEIAEFFIGEHNPMLVTIPPGVYHGWKCISGHESIVVSVPTEAYNYQEPDEYRLPPDTSEIPYEWVLKPGIRHG; encoded by the coding sequence ATGATCGACGGAGTGCTGACAAAGCAATTGCGGGTGATCCCCGATGAACGGGGACGCCTGATGGAGATCCTCCGGTGCGACGACGAATGCTACAATCGGTTCGGGCAGGTGTATATGACGACCAACTACCCCGGCGTCGTCAAGGCCTGGCACTTTCACAAAATCCAGACCGACAATGTCTGCTGCCTTTCCGGCATGATCAAGGTCGCCCTCTACGATGCACGGGAGGGGTCGCCCACCCGGGGTGAGATCGCCGAGTTTTTCATCGGCGAGCACAACCCGATGCTCGTCACCATCCCGCCGGGCGTCTATCATGGCTGGAAGTGCATCTCCGGGCACGAGTCCATCGTCGTCTCCGTCCCGACCGAGGCCTACAACTACCAGGAGCCCGACGAGTACCGCCTCCCCCCGGACACCTCCGAGATCCCCTACGAGTGGGTGCTCAAACCGGGAATCAGGCACGGCTGA
- the hemA gene encoding glutamyl-tRNA reductase — MAGLSHHTASLAELEDFRFDDEEAFLTAARQRFKGVVLFQTCNRIEILVHGEAGTLTAFLHETGRERFDILEGVDVLRHLLRVAAGVDSMIIGEDQILGQLKRAWTASQEAGSSDEITDLCMKKAVHVGVEVRRRTRINRGAVSIGSAAVALAEDLLSSLEGRHILVVGSGEMGMLVAQALAAKDLTAIYVANRTYERAVVLAEKIGGKAVNFGELRRYITLSDVVITCTSAPHAVITRDLMAGVMKERCWPLDGHPRPIVVIDIAQPRDVEAEAGGVDGVSLYTIDNLRDVNEHTLAERRSEADQAEAFIESELTRFIGLLNSASAEEVLRMLHTWAETIRVRERDRALSRLQGCRDDVPAVIDDLTRVLTKKLLIDATFSIRSCAEQGQMDEADRLLNAITRGNRSCFRKDD, encoded by the coding sequence ATGGCTGGCCTCAGCCATCACACCGCCTCGCTTGCCGAACTCGAGGACTTCAGGTTTGATGACGAAGAGGCCTTCCTCACGGCGGCACGGCAGCGCTTCAAGGGGGTCGTGCTCTTCCAGACCTGCAACCGGATCGAGATTCTGGTCCATGGGGAGGCAGGCACGCTGACCGCATTTCTGCATGAGACCGGGAGAGAACGCTTCGATATCCTGGAAGGGGTCGACGTTCTCCGCCACCTCCTGCGGGTGGCGGCCGGCGTGGACTCGATGATCATCGGCGAGGACCAGATCCTTGGGCAGCTGAAGCGGGCATGGACGGCGTCGCAGGAGGCCGGTTCCTCTGACGAGATCACCGACCTCTGCATGAAGAAAGCCGTCCATGTCGGCGTCGAAGTGCGGAGGCGGACCCGGATCAACCGGGGCGCCGTTTCGATCGGCTCGGCGGCCGTCGCCCTCGCCGAAGACCTCCTGAGCAGCCTGGAGGGGCGGCACATCCTTGTCGTCGGGAGCGGCGAGATGGGAATGCTCGTCGCCCAGGCACTGGCCGCCAAGGACCTGACGGCGATCTATGTGGCCAACCGCACCTATGAACGGGCGGTCGTGCTCGCCGAGAAGATCGGAGGGAAGGCGGTCAACTTCGGCGAACTCAGGCGGTATATCACCCTCTCAGATGTCGTGATCACCTGCACCTCGGCGCCGCATGCGGTGATCACCCGCGACCTCATGGCCGGGGTGATGAAAGAGCGGTGCTGGCCGCTCGACGGCCACCCGAGACCGATCGTGGTCATCGATATCGCCCAGCCCAGGGACGTGGAGGCGGAGGCGGGAGGCGTCGATGGCGTCAGCCTCTATACCATCGACAACCTCAGGGACGTCAACGAGCATACACTGGCCGAACGGCGGAGCGAGGCAGACCAGGCCGAGGCCTTCATCGAGTCCGAACTCACCCGCTTCATCGGGCTTCTGAACAGCGCTTCGGCGGAGGAAGTGCTCAGGATGCTCCACACATGGGCCGAGACGATCCGGGTCCGCGAGCGGGACCGCGCCCTCTCCAGACTCCAGGGCTGCAGGGACGACGTCCCAGCCGTCATCGACGACCTGACGCGGGTGCTCACCAAAAAACTCCTGATCGACGCCACCTTCTCCATCCGCTCCTGTGCCGAGCAGGGGCAGATGGACGAGGCGGACCGACTGCTGAATGCGATCACACGGGGGAACCGATCATGTTTCCGGAAAGACGACTGA
- a CDS encoding DUF7544 domain-containing protein produces MGSGFYAFDAIDDAISRTKTLLWPFRAGVWFRLALIALFVGGFGGGFNIFSYNLDSGPDMGMPLDPGVSMALVLALIGIVLLLALIFLMIGSILQFVFVDCLSSGTVSLSRTFGLRSGKGLRLFLFQFGLMLLIFAAIALLALILIFPAGMTGTPNVVFFLLMLPVLLVLAIIVGVVMMLTIDFVVPVMIRDDCGVITGWRRVWGFVRADLKNTAVYVVFKFVLGIVVGLIVLLLALLVLAVIAVPLLVVGAAAMYIMNGAVLPFYLLLLGIGVLIAIPFLLLVQVPFVTFFRYYSLGVLSSFTPDYDLLPPGEASA; encoded by the coding sequence ATGGGATCAGGTTTCTACGCATTTGACGCTATCGATGACGCCATTTCCCGTACCAAAACCCTTCTCTGGCCGTTCAGGGCCGGGGTGTGGTTCAGGCTGGCGTTGATCGCCCTGTTTGTCGGGGGGTTTGGCGGCGGATTCAATATCTTCTCCTATAATCTGGATTCCGGTCCGGACATGGGGATGCCGCTCGATCCGGGGGTTTCGATGGCCCTGGTTCTGGCGCTTATCGGGATCGTTCTCCTGCTGGCGCTGATCTTCCTGATGATCGGATCGATCCTGCAGTTTGTATTCGTCGACTGCCTGTCCTCAGGCACGGTCTCCCTCTCCCGCACCTTCGGGCTCAGGAGTGGTAAGGGGCTGCGCCTCTTTCTCTTCCAGTTTGGTCTCATGCTGCTGATATTCGCCGCCATTGCCCTGCTTGCATTGATCCTCATCTTTCCGGCCGGGATGACAGGGACGCCCAATGTGGTGTTCTTCCTTCTGATGCTCCCGGTGCTGCTGGTGCTCGCCATCATTGTCGGAGTGGTGATGATGCTCACCATCGATTTCGTGGTGCCGGTGATGATCCGGGACGATTGCGGAGTCATCACCGGATGGCGCCGGGTGTGGGGATTCGTGCGGGCGGACCTGAAGAACACTGCCGTCTATGTGGTCTTCAAGTTCGTTCTCGGCATTGTGGTGGGCCTGATCGTGCTCCTTCTCGCCCTGCTTGTGCTTGCGGTGATCGCCGTCCCGCTGCTCGTTGTGGGTGCGGCGGCGATGTACATCATGAATGGTGCGGTCCTGCCGTTCTACCTGCTGCTCCTTGGCATCGGGGTGCTCATCGCCATCCCGTTCCTCCTTCTCGTTCAGGTGCCCTTCGTCACCTTCTTCAGGTACTATTCCCTGGGTGTGCTCTCGTCCTTCACGCCCGACTACGACCTCCTCCCTCCCGGAGAGGCATCGGCCTGA
- the hemB gene encoding porphobilinogen synthase produces the protein MFPERRLRRLRKRNLQPLFRETRLDVSDLVMPLFFDETIEAAVPIESMPGQYRHPIREAGAVANRLEKAGIRAVLLFGIPVEKDGGAHSAYAENGVVQQAVAGIKAACPLMTVITDVCACEYTDHGHCGIIGETCSGEIDLLNDPSLALMQKIAVSHARAGADMVAPSCMLDGMVQAIRTALDGSGFSEVPIMSYSTKFASALYGPFREAAASGYSFGDRTTYQMDPANAREAFRESAEDAAEGADVLMVKPAGLYLDVLASVRELGLPVAAYQVSGEYAMLKAAGERGWIDERRCALESLTCIRRAGADLIITYYAEDVARWLNEEQ, from the coding sequence ATGTTTCCGGAAAGACGACTGAGACGACTGAGAAAACGGAACCTCCAGCCACTCTTCAGGGAGACCAGGCTGGATGTGAGCGACCTTGTCATGCCGCTCTTCTTTGACGAGACGATCGAGGCGGCTGTTCCCATTGAGTCCATGCCCGGACAGTACCGCCATCCGATCAGGGAGGCGGGAGCAGTGGCAAATCGGCTGGAAAAGGCAGGGATCCGCGCCGTGCTGCTCTTCGGCATTCCTGTCGAAAAGGACGGCGGTGCGCACTCCGCATACGCCGAAAACGGGGTAGTGCAACAGGCAGTGGCCGGGATCAAAGCGGCCTGCCCCTTGATGACGGTGATCACCGATGTCTGCGCCTGCGAGTACACCGATCACGGCCATTGCGGGATCATCGGGGAGACCTGCAGCGGCGAGATCGACCTGCTCAACGATCCATCGCTGGCCCTGATGCAGAAGATCGCCGTCTCACATGCCCGAGCCGGGGCCGACATGGTGGCGCCGTCCTGCATGCTCGACGGCATGGTGCAGGCGATCCGTACCGCCCTTGACGGATCGGGTTTCTCAGAGGTGCCGATCATGTCCTACTCCACAAAGTTTGCAAGCGCACTCTATGGGCCGTTCAGGGAGGCAGCGGCGTCGGGCTACTCCTTCGGGGACCGCACGACCTACCAGATGGACCCCGCCAATGCACGCGAGGCCTTCAGGGAATCGGCTGAGGACGCCGCAGAAGGGGCAGACGTCCTGATGGTGAAGCCCGCCGGTCTCTATCTGGACGTACTGGCGTCGGTCCGAGAACTCGGGCTGCCGGTTGCGGCCTACCAGGTCTCCGGCGAGTATGCCATGCTGAAGGCGGCAGGGGAGCGGGGCTGGATCGACGAACGGCGCTGCGCCCTCGAGAGTCTCACCTGTATCAGACGGGCCGGTGCCGATCTGATCATCACCTATTATGCCGAAGATGTTGCGAGGTGGCTGAATGAAGAGCAATGA
- the hemC gene encoding hydroxymethylbilane synthase, translating into MSLKIGTRGSKLALVQTERVCRALTEMGIEVETAVIKTKGDAETSVPLHEIGGQGVFVRALDEAIIDGTIDVAVHSMKDIPAKRPRGVITGAVLTRDSPADFLAFEGDIGDVEVVGTASTRRRAQILRHDPDIEVRQLRGNVDTRIKKLRSGEFDAIVLAEAGLDRLGYRIGGQRLPTSNFVPSPNQGTIAVVCRNSPEISDTIRRLDDPCTRMDAGIERIVMEEVGGGCFTPQGIYCRNGHLIAEVLSLDGDRDVRIEEEITTPSEAHAAGQRLRNEGIELIKEAYRRLGLSS; encoded by the coding sequence ATGTCTCTGAAAATCGGAACACGGGGAAGCAAACTCGCCCTTGTCCAGACCGAACGGGTCTGCCGGGCGCTGACAGAGATGGGCATCGAGGTCGAGACCGCCGTCATCAAGACAAAGGGGGATGCGGAAACCAGTGTCCCGCTCCATGAGATCGGCGGGCAGGGGGTGTTTGTCCGCGCCCTCGACGAGGCGATCATCGACGGCACCATCGATGTCGCCGTCCACAGCATGAAGGACATCCCGGCAAAACGCCCGCGGGGCGTGATCACCGGCGCCGTCCTGACCCGGGACTCGCCTGCGGATTTTCTGGCCTTTGAAGGCGACATCGGGGACGTGGAGGTGGTCGGCACCGCCTCGACGAGACGACGCGCCCAGATCCTCAGGCACGATCCCGACATCGAGGTGCGCCAGCTCAGGGGGAACGTGGACACCCGGATCAAAAAACTCAGGTCCGGCGAATTCGACGCCATCGTGCTCGCCGAGGCCGGTCTGGACCGCCTGGGATACCGGATCGGCGGGCAACGCCTCCCGACCTCGAACTTTGTGCCCTCCCCCAACCAGGGCACAATCGCCGTCGTCTGCAGGAACAGTCCGGAGATCAGCGACACCATCCGGCGACTCGACGATCCCTGCACGCGCATGGATGCCGGGATCGAACGGATCGTGATGGAAGAGGTCGGGGGTGGCTGTTTCACCCCGCAGGGGATCTACTGCAGGAACGGTCATCTCATCGCCGAGGTGCTCTCCCTCGACGGCGACCGGGACGTGCGGATCGAGGAAGAGATCACCACGCCCTCCGAGGCGCATGCCGCGGGCCAGAGGCTCAGGAACGAGGGGATCGAACTGATAAAGGAGGCATATCGCCGTCTGGGGCTGTCATCATGA
- the hemL gene encoding glutamate-1-semialdehyde 2,1-aminomutase → MKSNELFARARTMMPGGVSSPVRAISPNPFYVTDAEGAVLRTADGTELIDCCLGYGPLILGHRPDGVKRAIEEQAAKGWLYGTPSPGEIDLAGRIIADHPSVDMLRFVSTGSEATMAAIRLARAATGKRDIIKVEGGFHGAHDAVLVRAGSGATTLGVPDSAGVVADLVAHTRQVPYNSVEALDEVLSSSEDIAALIIEPVMGNIGPILPEDGYLEEVRRITREHDTLLIFDEVITGYRLGIGGAQVMFGIEPDLTTFGKIIGGGLPIGAFGGRKDLMEMVAPQGPVYQAGTFSGNPLTMAAGSAALGWIHDHTEIYGRLSAATAAIADACTDAGAGGSFVRIGSMFKYFFRSEPPQNYLEAKESDTVAFRSFWEGMLGQGVFLPPSQFETNFLSAAHTEAIVERIMDAYRTCL, encoded by the coding sequence ATGAAGAGCAATGAACTGTTTGCACGGGCCCGGACGATGATGCCGGGCGGGGTATCGAGCCCGGTCCGGGCGATCTCTCCCAATCCTTTCTATGTGACGGATGCGGAGGGCGCTGTGCTCCGGACCGCCGACGGGACGGAATTGATCGACTGCTGCCTGGGCTACGGACCCCTTATCCTGGGGCACCGGCCGGATGGGGTGAAGAGGGCGATCGAGGAGCAGGCGGCGAAGGGCTGGCTGTATGGCACGCCATCGCCCGGTGAGATCGACCTTGCCGGGCGGATCATCGCCGACCATCCCTCGGTCGATATGCTCCGCTTTGTCTCGACCGGATCGGAGGCGACGATGGCGGCGATCCGCCTCGCCCGCGCCGCCACCGGGAAGCGCGACATCATCAAGGTCGAAGGGGGGTTCCACGGCGCCCATGACGCCGTGCTGGTCAGGGCCGGTTCGGGCGCTACCACTCTTGGGGTGCCCGATTCCGCCGGAGTGGTCGCCGATCTGGTGGCGCATACGCGGCAGGTGCCCTACAACTCCGTCGAGGCGCTGGATGAGGTGCTCTCCTCCTCAGAGGATATCGCCGCCCTGATCATCGAGCCCGTGATGGGCAATATCGGCCCGATCCTCCCTGAAGACGGATACTTGGAGGAGGTGCGGCGGATCACCCGCGAGCACGACACCCTCCTGATCTTCGACGAGGTGATCACCGGATACCGCCTCGGCATCGGCGGGGCACAGGTCATGTTCGGGATCGAGCCTGACCTCACCACCTTCGGCAAGATCATCGGCGGGGGCCTGCCGATCGGGGCCTTCGGCGGCAGAAAGGACCTGATGGAGATGGTGGCCCCGCAGGGACCGGTCTATCAGGCCGGCACCTTCTCCGGCAACCCGCTCACCATGGCGGCCGGCAGCGCCGCACTCGGGTGGATCCACGACCACACAGAGATCTACGGGCGGCTTTCGGCGGCGACGGCGGCGATCGCCGATGCCTGCACCGATGCCGGCGCCGGGGGATCGTTCGTGAGGATCGGGTCCATGTTCAAGTACTTCTTCAGGTCGGAACCGCCACAGAACTACCTCGAAGCAAAAGAGAGCGATACCGTAGCATTCCGGTCTTTCTGGGAGGGGATGCTGGGGCAGGGTGTCTTCCTGCCCCCCTCGCAGTTCGAGACCAACTTCCTCTCTGCCGCACACACCGAAGCGATCGTCGAACGCATCATGGACGCATACAGAACATGTCTCTGA
- a CDS encoding precorrin-2 dehydrogenase/sirohydrochlorin ferrochelatase family protein: protein MIDGAGRHVVIFGGGPVGARKAAYFAREMRVTTISRSFHEMFDNIPAERRRVDLGTMDEEDIATLLSGAFLAVAATSERTLNDRIGRAARRAGVLFNNADGERGDVLIPSVVRGEHYTLSISTGGAGPAVPRFLREHLQQTFPHLDAMIGVQERLRADLKAEVPDRERRQTVLRAVLSDPDAWAWIAAEGEEAYQKIRERYIGGTATAY, encoded by the coding sequence ATGATCGACGGTGCTGGCCGGCATGTCGTTATATTCGGGGGCGGTCCGGTGGGAGCGCGGAAAGCCGCCTATTTTGCCCGTGAAATGCGGGTGACCACCATCAGCAGATCATTTCACGAGATGTTCGACAATATTCCGGCCGAACGGAGGCGGGTCGATCTCGGCACGATGGACGAAGAGGATATTGCGACCCTCCTCTCCGGCGCCTTTCTTGCCGTCGCCGCCACCTCGGAGCGCACCCTCAACGACCGGATCGGCCGGGCCGCACGGAGGGCGGGCGTACTCTTCAACAATGCCGACGGCGAGAGGGGGGACGTGCTCATCCCCTCTGTGGTGCGGGGGGAGCACTATACCCTGTCCATCAGCACGGGCGGTGCAGGCCCTGCCGTGCCGCGTTTTCTAAGAGAACATCTCCAACAGACCTTTCCTCACCTCGATGCAATGATCGGCGTCCAGGAACGCCTCAGGGCCGACCTGAAGGCGGAGGTGCCCGACCGGGAACGGCGGCAGACAGTGCTGCGGGCGGTCCTCAGCGACCCCGATGCCTGGGCCTGGATCGCCGCAGAGGGAGAAGAGGCATACCAGAAAATCAGGGAGCGATATATCGGTGGAACGGCTACTGCATACTGA
- the cobA gene encoding uroporphyrinogen-III C-methyltransferase yields MSGKVTLVGSGPGGCGLLTPDARQAIEAAEVIFFDQLPGEEVLAALPADAEKIDCGKFGSAHTLEQQEIEDLMIRHAQEGRKVVRLKGGDPFLFGRGGEEMEALRAAGIEVAIVPGITSAIAVPESVGIPVTHRRFASQVTIITGHEDPTKDESALDWRLLAQSRGTIVVLMGVKNLPQIAASLVENGRSPETPVAIIERGMRPDQRVSVGSLATIADVAAERGVSPPAVIVIGEVVGLYDGSTLYRP; encoded by the coding sequence ATGAGCGGGAAGGTCACGCTCGTCGGGTCCGGGCCAGGGGGGTGTGGTCTGCTCACTCCCGACGCCCGCCAGGCGATCGAGGCGGCGGAGGTCATCTTCTTCGATCAGCTCCCCGGCGAGGAGGTGCTCGCCGCCCTCCCGGCGGATGCAGAAAAGATCGACTGCGGGAAGTTCGGCAGCGCCCACACCCTTGAGCAGCAGGAGATCGAGGACCTGATGATCCGGCACGCACAGGAGGGGCGGAAGGTCGTCCGCCTGAAAGGGGGCGATCCCTTCCTCTTCGGGCGGGGCGGCGAGGAGATGGAGGCGCTCCGGGCCGCCGGGATCGAGGTGGCGATCGTGCCCGGGATCACCTCGGCGATCGCCGTTCCTGAATCAGTCGGCATACCGGTCACCCACCGGCGCTTCGCCTCGCAGGTGACGATCATCACCGGCCACGAGGATCCGACAAAGGACGAGTCGGCGCTCGACTGGCGGCTGCTGGCGCAGAGCCGCGGCACCATCGTGGTGCTGATGGGCGTGAAAAACCTCCCGCAGATCGCCGCATCCCTGGTAGAGAACGGGCGCAGCCCCGAGACCCCGGTGGCGATCATCGAGCGCGGCATGCGCCCTGACCAGCGGGTGAGCGTCGGAAGCCTGGCAACGATTGCAGATGTTGCAGCGGAGAGGGGCGTTTCCCCGCCGGCCGTCATCGTCATCGGCGAGGTTGTCGGCCTCTATGACGGCAGCACCCTCTACCGCCCCTGA